In one Rhopalosiphum padi isolate XX-2018 chromosome 3, ASM2088224v1, whole genome shotgun sequence genomic region, the following are encoded:
- the LOC132927959 gene encoding uncharacterized protein LOC132927959, which yields MNNPPTTSNQVYPEHEHHVLHGTHYRCIHQIPSFMANMPPSEDSPEIENPNRLVPECALLTKRKKYLLLSLLDDWNMKFLYKTLAEALVDIHTLQFITPEQCESLLTGYPPGIRIKFINEVTQLQREFKNSQFFAPTFANTYL from the exons ATGAATAATCCACCCACTACATCCAACCAAGTCTATCCAGAACATGAACACCATGTTCTACATGGTACCCATTACCGTTGTATCCATCAGATTCCATCATTCATGGCAAATATGCCACCATCAGAGGATTCTCCAGAAATAGAAAATCCTAATAGACTAGTACCGGAGTGTGCACTATTGACCAAAAGGAAAAAGTATTTGCTGCTGTCACTACTCGATGACTGGAACATGAAATTCTTATACAAAACTTTGGCCG aagcACTGGTCGATATCCACACATTGCAATTCATCACGCCGGAGCAGTGCGAATCATTGTTGACTGGTTATCCTCCGGGCATAAGAATCAAATTCATCAACGAAGTGACACAATTGCAAcgagaatttaaaaattcgcAATTCTTTGCGCCTACGTTTGCCAACACGTACTTGTAA